In one Gopherus evgoodei ecotype Sinaloan lineage chromosome 1, rGopEvg1_v1.p, whole genome shotgun sequence genomic region, the following are encoded:
- the LNP1 gene encoding leukemia NUP98 fusion partner 1 isoform X3 → MEYEEDDDISFAKWMSSFWGHSLIDENEKEGRSYRKRQTQALSERRASLPAKLSSIHMTRLHASTKTPSSGHLRGCKEFQEGQDVKCHCHTKACKISSPDGSGSTSRSNAIQEFSESFEKQLHFKIKRSVSLDEDSDPCVICHDDLETGSIIELHCMHSFHKECIEKWLLKKPTCPTCRIHVLMSKSILDIHQPG, encoded by the exons ATGGAATATGAAGAGGATGATGACATTTCCTTTGCAAAATGGATGAGCAGTTTCTGGGGTCACAGCTTGATTGATGAGAATGAGAAAGAGGGTAGAAGCTACAGGAAACGCCAGACACAAGCCTTGAGTGAAAGGAGAGCCTCCCTTCCa GCCAAGCTTTCGTCCATCCATATGACAAGACTTCATGCATCTACTAAAACCCCATCTTCAGGCCACTTGAGGGGCTGCAAGGAATTTCAAGAGGGCCAAGATGTTAAATGCCATTGTCACACAAAGGCATGCAAAATATCCTCACCAGATGGCTCGGGATCAACAAGTAGATCAAACGCGATCCAGGAATTTTCAGAATCCTTTGAGAAGCAACTGCATTTCAAAATCAAGCGCTCAGTTTCTTTG GATGAAGATTCGGATCCATGTGTTATTTGTCATGATGATCTTGAGACTGGCAGTATAATAGAACTTCACTGCATGCACAGCTTTCACAAAGAG TGTATCGAAAAGTGGCTGCTAAAGAAACCAACCTGCCCAACTTGTCGCATCCATGTGCTCATGTCAAAATCTATTTTAGACATTCATCAACCAGGATGA
- the LNP1 gene encoding leukemia NUP98 fusion partner 1 isoform X2, with product MIPAPLAAPAGGRAEGAREGSPETRRMPGRGQGEALPCAARPGSSQTRSGSANCRRSWAKLSSIHMTRLHASTKTPSSGHLRGCKEFQEGQDVKCHCHTKACKISSPDGSGSTSRSNAIQEFSESFEKQLHFKIKRSVSLDEDSDPCVICHDDLETGSIIELHCMHSFHKECIEKWLLKKPTCPTCRIHVLMSKSILDIHQPG from the exons ATGATCCCCGCTCCGCTCGCAGCGCCAGCCGGGGGCAGGGCGGAGGGAGCGAGAGAGGGGTCACCGGAAACCCGCCGCATGCCGGGAAGGGGTCAAGGGGAAGCACTTCCATGCGCCGCGCGGCCGGGCTCGTCGCAGACAAGGAGCGGCAGCGCCAACTGCCGGCGGAGCTGG GCCAAGCTTTCGTCCATCCATATGACAAGACTTCATGCATCTACTAAAACCCCATCTTCAGGCCACTTGAGGGGCTGCAAGGAATTTCAAGAGGGCCAAGATGTTAAATGCCATTGTCACACAAAGGCATGCAAAATATCCTCACCAGATGGCTCGGGATCAACAAGTAGATCAAACGCGATCCAGGAATTTTCAGAATCCTTTGAGAAGCAACTGCATTTCAAAATCAAGCGCTCAGTTTCTTTG GATGAAGATTCGGATCCATGTGTTATTTGTCATGATGATCTTGAGACTGGCAGTATAATAGAACTTCACTGCATGCACAGCTTTCACAAAGAG TGTATCGAAAAGTGGCTGCTAAAGAAACCAACCTGCCCAACTTGTCGCATCCATGTGCTCATGTCAAAATCTATTTTAGACATTCATCAACCAGGATGA
- the LNP1 gene encoding leukemia NUP98 fusion partner 1 isoform X1 has product MIPAPLAAPAGGRAEGAREGSPETRRMPGRGQGEALPCAARPGSSQTRSGSANCRRSWVSAVPAPPPGLSHRSGGATCRRREAKLSSIHMTRLHASTKTPSSGHLRGCKEFQEGQDVKCHCHTKACKISSPDGSGSTSRSNAIQEFSESFEKQLHFKIKRSVSLQPEGMKERRERARMCMSKSRSHKKEGGKREPKTEQKEEERPEISAGKQS; this is encoded by the exons ATGATCCCCGCTCCGCTCGCAGCGCCAGCCGGGGGCAGGGCGGAGGGAGCGAGAGAGGGGTCACCGGAAACCCGCCGCATGCCGGGAAGGGGTCAAGGGGAAGCACTTCCATGCGCCGCGCGGCCGGGCTCGTCGCAGACAAGGAGCGGCAGCGCCAACTGCCGGCGGAGCTGGGTAAGTGcagtgccagcccctcccccggggCTCAGCCACAGAAGCGGCGGCGCCACCTGCCGGCGGAGAGAG GCCAAGCTTTCGTCCATCCATATGACAAGACTTCATGCATCTACTAAAACCCCATCTTCAGGCCACTTGAGGGGCTGCAAGGAATTTCAAGAGGGCCAAGATGTTAAATGCCATTGTCACACAAAGGCATGCAAAATATCCTCACCAGATGGCTCGGGATCAACAAGTAGATCAAACGCGATCCAGGAATTTTCAGAATCCTTTGAGAAGCAACTGCATTTCAAAATCAAGCGCTCAGTTTCTTTG CAACCTGAGGGGATGAAGGAGAGGAGAGAGCGAGCAAGAATGTGCATGTCCAAGAGCAGATCTCACAagaaagagggagggaagagggagcccAAGACAGAGCAGAAGGAAGAAGAAAGACCAGAGATTTCTGCTGGAAAACAAAGCTAA